One segment of Solanum lycopersicum chromosome 1, SLM_r2.1 DNA contains the following:
- the LOC138342058 gene encoding uncharacterized protein, with product MNVHYHPGKAKVVDDSLSRLSMGSVSHIDDEKKELVKELHQFARFGVRLVDTPSGGVSVHSSSESSFIIDVKDKKHLDPVLMELKDSVLSKLNESFFLGEDGVYRYQGRFCVPNIDNLRTNIITEAHGSRFHQDVSSSQGDLLVGRMTKSTHLIPVKSTYKAEDYDKLYIDEIVRWHGIPLSIISDRGAQFTSHFWRSFQKNLGTQGSWDDHLPLIEFSYNNSYHSSIGMVPFEALYGRRCRFPVGWFEVG from the exons atgaatgtccactaTCACCCAGGTAAGGCCAAAGTAGTGGATGATTCGTTGAGCCGATTGAGCATGGGCAGTGTgtctcatattgatgatgagaagaaggagctgGTTAAAGAGTTACACCAATTTGCCAGGTTTGGTGTACGGCTGGTAGATACACCAAGTGGGGGTGTTTCGGTTCATTCCAGTTCTGAATCCTCATTTATTATAGATGTTAAAGATAAGAAGCATCTCGACCCAGTGCTCATGGAGTTGAAAGACTCAGTGTTGAGTAAGCTGAATGAATCATTCTTCCTTGGGGAGGACGGTGTGTATAGATACCAGGGCAGATTTTGTGTGCCCAATATTGATAATCTGAGAACAAATATTATTACAGAGGCTCATGGCTctaggttccaccaagatgtatcatcatctcaaggagatctattggtgggaag GATGACCAAGTCTACTCACCTCATACCTGTGAAGTCCACTTATAAGGCCGAAGATTATGACAAGTTGTATATTGATGAGATAGTGAGGTGGCATGGAATTCCTTTATCTATCATTTCGGATAGGGGAGCCCAGTTCACTTCTCacttttggagatctttccaaaaGAACTTGGGTACACAG gggagttgggatgatcacttgccactgattgagttctcttataataatagctaccattccagtaTTGGGATGGTACCTTTTGAAGCACTGTATGGCAGGAGATGTAGGTTtccagttgggtggtttgaggtaggATAG